In Ictalurus furcatus strain D&B chromosome 20, Billie_1.0, whole genome shotgun sequence, the DNA window ATCGGCACCCGTCTCATGACAGCGGGCAAAAGCAGTCAATAGCATTAtcatttttgaccacaaggtggtgCTGTCCTGAAACTTTGAGTCCCTTCAGAGCATCGTGCCAAAGACACAAGttttgtaaaacacacacacacacacacacacacacacacacacacacacacacacacacacacacacaggttcttACAGAGCGAGCACGTTTGGCTGGAGGTTGACTGGAAAGTCCGTCTAACTGGCCGTGTTCCCTTAAAAACCCCGTCACTTGCTCCAGAAACGAGGAAACGTCCAGCTGATTCCACTCCACCATCTTCTGACCTGTTTATCACAAAACGACACAATCCTCATCATCACTCAtctttattaacaataataccGTAATTAATGGGTTATGtggaggaaaaatatatttccacGATGCACATCAGGACCTCCAGGTCTCCTAACAAACCGTGTTAAAAAAGACGTTCTGTAaatatctgtaaataaaatccTTAACTTCTGACCATTTTATAGATTGAGACAGTAGAATAATATCAAAcctgtttgtttatataaaaaacaataaaacaacattACAATTAGCAACAAGTAACAGAGTTATTAAAATGCCTGCTGTCCGTCTCTGATTTCACTCATATAAACATTTCACTCacatagaaaaataattaaaatctacagCCATTTTATTTCACCCGTCACTACTTCCTGCTCACTGCCCCACCCGCCTCGTTTGACAGACAGCCTGCAAATAGCTAAGCCCCTCCCACCGTTCTGGAGCATGTGTGTCTCACCTGTTCGAGGGTCCAGGATGGAGATGTAAGGGAATTTGTTGAGTTTGTAGAACTGAATGTAGCGCTGACCCTCCTCGCTGTCATGGTAAacctgtaaacaaacaaacaaacaaattttaaatCTTTAATGTTGAATATCGGTGTATTTACATGCATCTGAAATCAGGGTCTTATGTTAAAATGTATTCTGAATATAAACTCCCTCTGATACTGAAACATGAATATTTCTGATAAACGCTCTAACCCGGCCCACCAAAGagctgtttactgtttattgtttactgtttattgtttactgAGGCCTGGTTTCAGCACCTGCCAGAAGATGAAGTGTTCTCTGATGATGGCTTTCACCGCCTCGTTACTCCACACGTCTCGGTTTAAACACTGACAGGAGAAATCCTGAACGTTCTGGATGTTTATCATCAACCACTTGTTCTCCAACTGACCGCAGTTCTTCGCCTGGAGGGTTAGaaaacacacgcgcgcacacacacacacacacacacacaagcatatgAGCAACAAGTAAAGATAATTAATCCATTTTGTGGAAGTATCTGATgtgtttattaaacatatttaattaattgtaaaataaatacaaagtataaaaatcttatacaaataataataatgtagatatgaatgtaaaaaaaaatagaaggaaAAAAGTAGTGGCAAAGCAACACGATGTTCGTCTGTCTGTGTGCGTCtatctcactctgtgtgtgtgtgcacatctgtcttactgtgtgtgagtgtggctGCACATCTGTCTTACTCGGTTTGTGTTTGTGCGTTCGTACATCTGTcttaatgtgtgtgagtgtgtgtctatctcaccatgtgtgttgtgtgtgtgcgtgtgtgtgtgcgtgtgtgtctgtctatctcaccgtgtgcgtgtgcatgtgcgtgtgtgtgtgcgcgtgtgtgtgtgtcctcaccgTCTCGAAGCTGCCTTTGTGCATGAGCTCGATCGGGGGTCGGAACAGATCAGCCAGAGTGCTCAGTTTTTTATCCATCGCTCCTCCGTTCCTCAGCTCCTGCTCCTGTCTGACTggagcatcacacacacacacacacacacacacacacacacacacacacacacacacacaattattcacACTGAACACCATGTGACTGAACAGTCACGGTGGTGTTTCTCCCTTCATTTTGAACGGATCTTCTCGCTGTAGCTTTAAGCTGTAAGGACGGATCTGAGGGTTCGTTACGTCTGGTGAAGTGTAAGAGCTGCTTTAGAGCTCGGGATCGCTGCACAGAACCGGAAGCTCTGTTCTTCACCAAAAATAACCAACATCCGAAGCTACCGTTCCGCCGAACCACGTGAACAGCACCGACGTACGGAATTGCACGGAGGTTCGATGTGAACGCAAACCTGCGATTAtgagctccgcccccaggatcaGTGTGGACCAGAGTGTGAAAAGGGCATTATTTCAGGTGATCAGCTCTGGAACTTACTGGTTTCCGTCTGGAAATCTCGAAATCCGTCGAAGATGGACCGAGCCGGTCTCCGTCTCTTCGGCACTGAGACACAGGGAAGggggaaatataaataaacaaacaaacaaacaaaacaagcaaagtCTACTACAGAATGTCTGATTTTCAGGATTACACGCTGCCTGTTCTGTCCAcgtttataaatttatttagaTCAATTTAAAATGACAGGAAGAGATTtctgaacaaaaacacacacacaaaaaaaccccaataaaaCACTGAGTTTGATGATGTTCTTATTTAATGTCTACTGAGACTAACACATGAATTCGAATCaataagaagaaataaattTACTAAAATGTTACAAACGGTAGGAAATGATTTCAGGACGCCTGTGATATCTCTGGAACGTGAGAATCGTGTTTACAGTTTATCAGGACTGCGATATTATGGCCACtttatcgcccagccctactgaCAGGATATGATCAGGTGTTAATAATCAATAGTACTCTAGACAAATCACCTCCAAACAGAGGCTCCGGCTCCACCAGGATCTCCTGTTTCTGAGGGATCGGCGCTCGGACTTCGTCTCTGTCAGGATTTAAAAACACACCGTCTGTGAGTAAGAGCGAGAAACACGCCGTGACACGAGCAACTCCGTGTGTGAAATTAACGCTCACTCTGAATGGCATCTGCTTCCAGACGCCGCGGCCGAACCGGAACTGGAACTGGTGCTCGGCTCCTCCGGCACTCCTCCGCCGTCCAGGAACATGGTGACGGCCATCTCCAGGTTGTTGTTACATGCCTCCAGCATGTGTCTCCCGACGCTCTCCGTGGCTCCTGACAACCGAAAACGCAAAAATAAAACCATCTGCTCGGGAAACGGGAAACATTCAGAATCACACAATCTCGTTTAATTTACACGtcacgtacaaaaaaaaaaagaagttcttCTTATGTGTATCGCTTAGAATAAAAATGAACTGTATTAGTAGTGGAGCTTAATAAATTATGTGCATGTATCTCACTAATTATTTAAATCTACACACACCCGCAATTTCCAacgaaaaaaaattataaacatgaCTATTTATTTTGCGGTTAATGACGTTAGCACCTGCTGTGCGTCGGTGTAGGGTCAAGCCCGAGACAACTCAGTAGATTCAAATGGATTTGTTGATTCTGCAGCATTttgtacaataataaaaattaaaaagaagaacTGCAGGACTCGGACGTCACTCACCGAATCGACTGAGCAGCAAGAGACGAGCGGATCTCTGTCACGACTCAAACGATTCACTGACTCGAGAATCGCGGATCAGGTTCGGCACAAGTACGCGCACGCCAGCAAATACAAACAGAGAAAGATAAACATATGACGCAAAGCTACGTATAAAATTCTGAAGTCTGCAACTGCGAATGTGAAGCCCAATACTGATTCGTTCACCTGAGTGACGCGTTCGAAAAGACTTGAagaatcgttcatgaacgaaCCATAAAATCCTTCTCTTGGCTGTAACTGCACACTGAAGTGCAAAGACGACTTATTTCTGCACGTCTAAAAAGCCTCTAACGTTCGATTACCTCACTCGGAGACAAACCAGAAAAGACGGGTCGAGACGCCGAACCTCCCGATACGTATCGGGAAGCGGTTCAGCGTGAACGCGAGCTCCAGGAAGACCGACACGGGATGAGAACGAAAGCAATCACTGAAAATTTCCCAGgaaaaccctgtgtgtgtgtgaacagaagCCGATTCCAGGAAAGACGCGTCTGATTTGGTtaagggagaaaagaaaaaaaaaacccacccatGCTGTgaagtaacaaaaaaaagaaaagcctaaagtttaaaaacagaagaagaacgCAGCAGGAGATGTGTGGAGAAATTGTCTTGTGATGAACGGTACGGTCACTGgatcagccaatcagcagcaGGCGTAAAGAACACGGCGTAAAGTCGAGACACCTGAAACGTGAATTCTGCTCAAATTCAGGGggaaaatgttcatttaaaacgtgtgtttaaattcaattttaaaaatgtgttgttgtttttttttaaattcccctAAAATTTCCAGAAACTGCAGGAAGATAAAGTCCTGGATTTTGAGtgcaaaaaagatttttaaaccccttttaaaaaaaaaaaaacattttataaacactTCCCTATAACGCTAAATGCATATTAATTAGCGTAGAAGTAAGCATCATGCTAATTATTACACAAGTTATGAActaaatacaacaaaacaaatctctTCCTATTATTTTATGAAACAGGATCAGACCCCGCCCACTTGCTCATTCCGCGCATGCGCAAACGCGCCACAGAGATTCTCGTTCTGACGAAAAGAAGCGGCGAGTcttgaaaaaaaaggaaaaaacaccaccccaaaaaaaaacagctttaaaagcaacaaaaagTGAAAGTTGCGACTCAAAACATCGCGTTTTTAAAGTTTCCACTCAGCCCGAATACACTGTACACACCCTCATTTACAGGACTGCGCCGTTTAATAGTTTCTAAGACGCAAAAACAGTTCAATATCGTGATTTTCGAGTTGGATTAAATATGCGAGTCTTTTACAAGCCGCCATGTTGTTCACGTCGCACTGCTCAGACGAGATTAAATCTTCTGCAGGTTCAGGAAGTTTGtactattattatcattatttttgtataactgtACAACCTGTAGCGTGACTGTGTAATTAGTTGTGTTTGTTATAAAAAAGCTTTAAGAGAACGCAAAAAGGGTTTTAAAGAGCAACTGGAGAGGCAGGAGGATGAATGTTCATCTCTGAGGCGCTGCAAGTTTACTTCCACTGTGTGACCTGTGCACGAGCACAGACTTTATTTACACGTGATTATCAGCTTCCCGGCGTGTTTATCGTTTCTTCTTTCTGAGTTTAACACTGGGTTATTCATTCCAGCTCCTTCTCTGCACAGAGCTCGTTTTTCTCTCCGGTTGTAGAGCACACTCACTGAGAGCAGCTCAGACACTGATGCACCTCCAGCTTCAACTCAAACTCTGTACTCTGTTTTTCCCACCAAAAACAATTCTTTTTCTTCGCCAACGGAAAATTTATAAACCCACAAACCCCGACAATCCAGGAATAATCCACATATTTACCAGTAATGGCAGTGAACTGCTGAATTAACCCGTTCAGCGCCGGGCCTGAAGCATCTCCGAGAGCCGCCATCTTGCCGCCACTGTCAACAACAGcggcactgcgcatgcgcactatTGACCAACGTCagcgcgcatgcgcagtgttgACCAACGACAGCGCGCGGAGGCATGCACGTCATGACCTCGGAGTTCAGGGTAATGTAGTCagtatgataataataacaacaataatagtaataacaataatgctaataataatagtaatcacaataacaacagtaataataatagtaataataataataattaaaacaatcatttgcttttataaaatgtttatatgcaCACTTGGTATAAAATGTCAATagctttatttttgtattttattcaaaaatgtttttattatatctGACAATTCTAACTTAATCACAAAtcataaaattattaaataaataaacaactagataaatagaaataaaagcatgctgttgtgtaataaaataatgaataaatgaattaaagaaatttaaaaatacttttttggacatttatataatatttataatgtgcCTGTCTCAAACTTAAaacttttttaataaacataaaaaaaaatagataaaataaagaaacaaaaaaaatgatgttaGTATAATATAATCTGGGGATTCATgtgaaatgtatataaatgtctCTGGGACTTAATTTGTTTCGTTTTTGCAAAAACATCATCTATTTTCTGCTGCGCTTACCCTACAcggggtcgtggggaacctggagcctgttccaggggactcggggcacaggggtacaccctggacggggggccaaaccatcgcagggcacaatcacactctcacacacccactcatacactacagacactttggaaatgctaatAAGCCTGTCTTTGGAgtgcgggaggaaaccggagaacccgttTGAAACCCCCGAAgcttggggagaacatgcaaactctgcgcacacagggcagcggcgggaatcgaaccccaaaccctggaggtgtgacgaaaacgtgataaccactaaatttatttaaatctttagACTGTAACTGTTTTTGCTTTATATTTCTAGCATGTACAGTAAAAATGACCAGAGCctgtacaaacatttttcaaattaagtttattgtcatttatattacattcaTCTCAAAACAGTCAACCAAGCAGTtgtgaaacaataaaataataataataataataaaataaagagggGGAAAACAGCACACTGAAACAATTAGTAATCATATCTGATGTTTTCTAATTTTGACGGATTTTCTTTAGAACTTTACAATGTCTGAGATAGTTTACTCTGAAACCCGCTGTATTGGACGCTACGTTTTTAAAGCTACAAtcagtggagttttttttttgttgtttttttaaaaatatctaatCTACACTTTAACTGACTAAAtgcttatttcatttttatgcactgatttttatttatttaattactgatAAACAGTATATCTACCCTAAAGCCTAAAGTGAAATGGCAAATAtacctttaataataataataataataataataataataa includes these proteins:
- the ubxn7 gene encoding UBX domain-containing protein 7, producing MRSAAVVDSGGKMAALGDASGPALNGLIQQFTAITGATESVGRHMLEACNNNLEMAVTMFLDGGGVPEEPSTSSSSGSAAASGSRCHSEDEVRAPIPQKQEILVEPEPLFGVPKRRRPARSIFDGFRDFQTETIRQEQELRNGGAMDKKLSTLADLFRPPIELMHKGSFETAKNCGQLENKWLMINIQNVQDFSCQCLNRDVWSNEAVKAIIREHFIFWQVYHDSEEGQRYIQFYKLNKFPYISILDPRTGQKMVEWNQLDVSSFLEQVTGFLREHGQLDGLSSQPPAKRARSESLIDASEDSQLEAAIRASLQETHYDSRQEKAESENDSDAEAFSDSEGMISVDGSDDEDGGKDSIDGNTSSEQAPPTSSDSPTQNRKSPHKESNHRKEESKKNHVEPPPPRPSHKHAESQHRRQQQQQRHHDQSHKITTTQSTQSEDNGPKAHLMLRYPDGRREQVVLSANDKLMALVRHVQSNGYPNERFELVTNFPRRKLAHLDYDITLQEAGLCPQETVFVQERN